A part of Cottoperca gobio chromosome 4, fCotGob3.1, whole genome shotgun sequence genomic DNA contains:
- the arrdc2 gene encoding arrestin domain-containing protein 2 → MLLSVSLKQVNTNNLQSEDPLHNTFDILRKKEERNHSLLRLRGLAQAAKMIFDKLKKFDIVFDSPEVNCPPVFSSGDVVSGRVVVDLSGEIRVESLKLHAEGFAKVHWTESRSAGSSTAYTQNYSDEVEYLNRREVLLQADNGEETILPAGRHEFPFNFQLPEETLVTSFEGKHGSIRYWVKVKLHRPWAIVRKIKKEFTVIEPIDINTPAFLEPQAGTMDKMARAWYHNFGQVSVTAKIDRKGYTPGEVIPVFAEFDNCTSRSVVPKAYITQTQTFIARGTMKQKRAVVGTLSGDIVGARCRETWHGRAIKIPPVGPSILQCRIIKVEYMLKICVDVPGTSKLCLELPLVIGTIPLHPFGSRTSSVSSQYSVNLEWLRMAIPEQPEPPPDYSSVVTEEEAEQRNNAVPQPAEDLSGILARPLMAFVQEFRFRPPPVYCEVDPNPQPLNMRPRCMTC, encoded by the exons ATGCTTCTCAGTGTCAGCCTTAAACAAGTGAATACAAATAATCTGCAGTCTGAAGATCCACTTCACAACACTTTTGATATACTgcggaagaaagaagaaaggaatcACTCACTTTTGCGTTTGAGAGGACTTGCACAGGCTGCAAAAATGATTTTCGACAAGTTGAAAAAGTTTGACATAGTCTTCGACTCTCCGGAGGTAAACTGTCCTCCGGTGTTCAGCAGCGGGGACGTGGTGTCCGGTCGGGTGGTGGTGGACCTATCCGGGGAGATTCGTGTGGAATCCCTGAAGCTCCATGCCGAGGGGTTCGCTAAAGTTCACTGGACCGAGTCCCGGTCTGCCGGCTCCAGCACCGCATACACCCAGAACTACAGCGACGAGGTGGAGTACCTGAACCGGAGAGAGGTGCTGCTGCAGGCAG atAATGGTGAAGAGACCATCCTTCCTGCCGGCAGACATGAATTTCCATTCAATTTCCAGCTGCCCGAGGAGACGCTGGTCACCTCCTTCGAGGGGAAACACGGCAGCATCCGTTACTGGGTCAAAGTTAAGCTACACAGGCCGTGGGCCATCGTCAGGAAGATCAAGAAGGAGTTTACAGTCATCGAGCCCATCGACATCAACACGCCGGCCTTTCTG GAGCCACAGGCTGGAACGATGGACAAGATGGCACGGGCATGGTACCACAACTTTGGACAGGTGTCTGTAACTGCAAAGATCGATCGCAAAGGCTACACACCAG GTGAGGTGATACCTGTCTTTGCGGAGTTCGACAACTGTACCTCCAGATCAGTTGTGCCCAAAGCCTACATCACTCAGACACAGACGTTCATCGCCCGCGGCACCATGAAGCAGAAGCGCGCGGTGGTGGGCACACTGTCCGGTGATATTGTGGGGGCCAGATGCAGGGAGACGTGGCACGGTCGCGCCATCAAGATCCCACCTGTGGGTCCCTCCATCCTGCAGTGCCGCATCATCAAAGTGGAGTACATGCTCAAG ATTTGTGTTGATGTTCCTGGGACATCCAAGCTGTGCCTTGAGCTACCGCTGGTCATAGGCACCATCCCCCTCCATCCCTTCGGCAGCCGGACCTCCAGTGTCAGCAGCCAGTACAGCGTCAACCTGGAGTGGCTGCGCATGGCCATCCCCGAGCAGCCTGAGC CCCCTCCTGATTACAGCTCTGTGGTGACAGAGGAAGAGGCCGAGCAGCGCAACAATGCGGTCCCACAACCTGCCGAAGACCTGAGTGGGATCCTGGCGCGGCCCCTCATGGCTTTTGTCCAAGAGTTTCGCTTCCGGCCTCCGCCGGTGTACTGCGAG GTTGACCCCAACCCTCAGCCCTTGAACATGAGACCTCGCTGCATGACGTGTTGA